The window TGTTTACAAAATACAAGGGCAGCCCCTTTTCACAGTAAACACCAAGGAGCACGCCTGGAGCTATCTGGGCAAATATGGCACCGGCTGCCCACTCATTTTCCTGGGCAATGTTTTCAAAGGAAAGGTTTCTGCCGGAAAGCCTTAATACATCTCCCAGGATTTTCTGGGAATCCTTCAGCTTCTGACGCTGCTCCATCTGCTCTGTGGCATCTCTCATCGATCCATAGTACAGGCGGCGCTCATCCTGCTCTCTTAAAAAGAACACCCGCAGATGTACCCACATCAGTTCACCGCCCGGTCGGTACTGCCGGAAAATACCCTCTCCTCCCCGGAGGGGATTGCTGTATGCATTTTCAAAAATATTCAGGACCCAGTCCCTGTCATCTTTATATACCTTGTTCAGAAGAAACCATCTGCGTTCTTCCATATCAGCCGGATTATCACCTGTGATGCGGTAATATTCCTGGTTTACACGAAGCACCTCACACCGGTCCTCATACACCTCGTACAAGGCGATGGCCCCCAGCATGTTATTTAACATGGCTTCGCTGGTGATGTTCTCATTAAACAGATCCTCAAGCTTCAGCTGACCGGGCGGCCGGGTCTGGATTCCGCTGTAATCCACATTTCCCTCCTGCATTAAAAGAAGCTCTGCCTCTTTCACCGGAAGAGGCTTGTAATAATAATATCCCTGTCCGTAAATGCAGCCGATGCTCCTTAAAAAGTCCACCTGTTCCTTTCTTTCAACCCCTTCGGCAATGATCTTCATCTGCATGACCCTTGCCATTCTTACGATGGTCTCCAGAATTCCCATTCCGCGGCTCTGGCTGTTTTCATTCATATCCAGAAATTTGGTATCGATCTTAATCACATCCACATTGACATCCTTAAGCATGTTAAGGGAAGAATAACCGCTTCCAAAGTCATCCATGAAAACCGGAAAGCCCGCCTTGCGTAAATCTTCCAGAACTCTCCGGATCTTATCGTCATCCTCCGCATAAGCGCTTTCCGTGATCTCAATTTCCAGGTATTTGGGGTCAATCCCGTATTTACTCACCAGTTCCTTGAATTTTTCCACCACATCAATGGCATAGATATCCATGCGGGACATGTTCACCGAAAAAGGGATCAGCTTCTTTCCTTCCTTGATCCAGGCGCTCAGCTGCCTGCATACCATCTCCCAGATATAAATATCCAGATAAGTGATAAACCCGTTCTGTTCCAGTAAAGGGATAAACTCTCCGGGAGAAATAAGTCCCCGGAGGGGGTGCTGCCATCTGACTAAGGATTCCAGACCAATGATCTTTCCGGTAAGCATATTGCACTGGGGCTGGACGTAAAAAATAAACTCTCTTTTTTCCAGAGCCCGCTGGATCTCCGAGAGAAGCAGCTGATCCTTTTCCATCTTTTGCTTCATGCCCGGATCATACCAGCCTATGCGCCTGGCATAATTGCCCTTTACGGAATTTAATGCGATCGCTGCCCTGTCATACATCATGCTGACCGAAAGGCTGCGGTCCTCGATCCGGTAGATTCCGAAAGCCGGAAGAAATCCCGCATTTGCCCCATACTGCCTGACATAATTATTGATCTCCTTTTCCAGGTTCTTCAGTATGGAAATATCCTCCGGAAGGATAATGACAAAATCATCACCTCCCATATATCCTGCAATGGAGTCATACAGCAGCTCCACGGATTTCAAATGCTTTCCGATCTTGATGAGGAAGCGGTCCCCTTCCTCTTCCCCGTACCATTCGTTAAAAAGCTTAAAATGTTCAATATCAATAGCCACCATAACATACTTTGCATTTGGACTCTTCTCCAGAAGCTGTTCTGCCTTCTCAAAAAAAGGGCCGTAGCGGAAAAGTCCTGTCATGGAATCTGTTTCTTCCCTCTTCTCCTGAAGCCTTTTCTGCTCTTCCTCTTCCTTTTTCTTCCTGCTGTCAATGTCCTGGACATAGCACATAATAATTGGGTCTGCGCAGTCCCCGCACCGGAACAAAACTGCGATCACTCTGGCCCAGCAATAGTTTCCATTGACAAGCAGCTTACGGAATTCCCCTTTCATAATCCTTCCGTTGGCGTGAAGCCGGTCCAGCAGAGTGGAGGCTTCCCAGAATTCTAAAAATCTCGTCCTGTCTTCCGGGTGGATTATAAGGTCCGCCGCCTCCATGCACATGGAATCCAGCCGTCCTTCTGTCCTCGGAACCCTGAACTTATCCTGCTGATAAAACAGGACCTTGTAGGCATTTGCAGCAATATTCAATTCAAACAATTCATCATAAACGGTGTTGTCTGTCAGATGATAAAAAAGATTCTTATTCTTCTCATCAACAGGCCGGAACAGGATGAGCCTGCACCCGTCATTCCCTGGCCAGTCAATGGCACCGGAAGATACATCCAGCCACATCTTTAAAGCGGAATTATAAAATATCACATGCTCGGACTTTTGACTTGTACCCGGACAGTCTTTGCAGGGCTCCATTCCTTTGCCAATCCCCTGATAACAATACATCCCTTCCTTTAAATCCGGATAATATGACTTAGCCGCATCATTGAGATAAATGATCCTGTAATTCTGGTCAACTATGTAAATACCGGCTTCTCCATTTTCATCCGACATACGATTCATACACTCCCGCCTCTCCTGCATTACATTATCTACGCACCATATAAATTATTGTAATATTATAGTATGAAAACTCTATTTCCGTCAACAAGTTCAGGCCCCTCTCTGAAAACAGAAAAAAATGCAAAAGGCACTCCAATCCCCGTTTCCTCAGACAGGGCATCTTCCCTGTTCCAGTTTAACGGCCGACTGTCATGCCCGTATTGCCAATTTGTTATATTATGGGAAGTAAAAAAGCACTTTGCAAGTTTGGATAAGTTATATTCTGTTACTGCAGTGCCCGCAGCTGCTCCGTCATCTCATGGGAAAGGATAAATCTTCCTACATAGCCCACTTCCCCTGTCATCAGCACGCCGCCATCCTTTTCAATCTCCACCTCAAGCACTCCTCCGGGCATGTGCACATACATTTTAGGATCAGTAAGTCCCATGCGGTAAGCCGCTCCTGCGGCAGCACAGCCGCTGGTCCCCGATGCCAGGGTATACCCGGCTCCCCGCTCGTAAATCTCAATTTCTATATTGGTCCTGTCCACCACCCTTAAAAGCTCTGTATTGATCTTTTCCGGGAAATAATCAGCTGTCTCCGAATGCTTTCCGATCCGGCAGGCCAGTTCCTTTGATATGTCATTCAGCCAGATGACGCAGTGAGGATTTCCTATGGTCACACAGGTGACCCGGTAAGGGATGCTTCCAAACATCATGGTTTCATTAAGCACCTCCCGCCTCGGTCCTGTCACAGGAATTTCATCGCTGTAAAAGCTCAGCTTTCCCATAGAAACTTTTATTTTGGTTCCATCTTCGTTTAAGTACTGAATGGTCTGCTGTCCGCTTAATGTGTTGACAATAAAGCGGTTCTTCTGCACGTATCCGGCATCCTTTAAGTACTTTCCAAAGATCCGTACACCGTTTCCGCTTAACTCCGCTTCGCTTCCATCAGGATTTAAAATCTTTAGCTCCAGCTTATCCTGGCCCAGGATCGGCCCTACCAAAAGCCCGTCAGACCCCACTCCAAAATTCCGGTTGCAGATCAGGCGGACGCTTTCCTCTGTCAGCTCCAGTTCATTTTTATTGGGGTCAAAGATCAGATAATCATTTCCCAGTCCGTGATATTTTTCCAAAGTGATATTCATGATAAAACTCCTTTCCTCTTCACTGCCCACGTTTTTGGTCATCAGGGCATACCTGCAGGGTAATTCCATGTCTTACAATGTCCTCACATAATTCTTCATATGAAATTCCGGCGGCCTTAGCTTCCTGGGGAAGAAGGCTGAAAGGCGTCATCCCCGGCAATGTATTGGCCTCCAGACAGTACATGCTTCCATTCTCCGCCATGAGGAAATCCACCCTGGAATAATAACCAAGCCCCAGAATCCGGTGGACCTTTAAGGCTATTTGTCCCATGGCCTCTTCCTCTTTTGCCGTCAGCTTCGCCGGACAGATCTCCTCCGTCATACCCGCCTGGTACTTATTTTGATAATCATAGAACCCCGCCTTCGGTATGATCTCAATTGCAGGAAGGGCCCTCTCCCCCAGGATGCCAACAGAAAACTCCCTGCCTATAATTTTTACTTCCGCCAGTATCCGGTCTTCATAAGCAAAGGCAGAATCAAGGGCCTGCTTCCATTGTTCCTTCCCATCTGCCATGGTAACGCCCACACTGGAACCGCAGCCGCATGGTTTTACCACACAGGGGAATGAAAATGGTTCCAAAGGTTCCCCTCTGGTATAAAGGCGCCAGTCCGGTGTCAATATGCCTGATTCCCTCATCAGCAGTTTTGCCATAGGCTTATCCATGGCTTTTAAACAGCCTTCATAACCGGTGCCTGTATAGGAAATTCCATAGGCATCAAGAACTGCCTGTATTTGCCCGTTTTCCCCTGCGCCTCCGTGGAGGGCCAGAAATACCACGTCTGCCTTCCTGCAGATTTCAATAACCCTGTTCCCAATATATCCTTTTCCCTTCCGCTCCTTTGCCAGGCGGTCAAGCTCCGGTACACCTTTGCCGATTTCCCTGGAAAGATCTGTACCTTCTTTCAGGCTTTCAAAACAAACCTCTTCCCCATCGGCCACTCCCAAATAAGAATCCAGCAGGTAAACCTCATGACCGTTCTTCATCAGAGCGTTTGTGATCATGGCTCCTGAGGATAATGAAACTTCTCTTTCCGGGCTGAAGCCGCCCGCTAACACAACGATTTTCATTGCCGTCTTCCCTCTGTTCCTGCACATTTGTTCTATACTACCCATTATATACAGCACTTTTTATCATTTCTATCAATATAATGCTTTTTTTATTGCAAATAATGTTGTATTATATAGCTTATCCGAACTTGCAACGCAAGTGAGGATAAAAGGGCTGTTTTTCAGCCCGTCCATCCGATTATGAAAACCGCTTTTGTTTTCATAATATAAGGCAGTAAAAAGGAGGAATCAGATCAATATGGACAACTACGAAAAGCGTGGATATTTAAACAGCGACTTCCGTCTGTTTCATCTGATTGATACAAAAAAACAGGATTTTGAATACCACTATCATGACTTTGACAAAATCATCATCTTCATCCGGGGATCTGTCACCTACCGGATCGAAGGCTGTGCTTATAAACTGAAACCCTATGACATCATTCTGGTCCGCCATAACGATATTCACAAACCTGATATCGATCCGTCAGTGCCCTATGAACGGATCATCGTCTATCTTTCCCCAGGCTTTTTACTGGCTTACCGTTCTGACAGCTATGACCTAAGCACCTGCTTCCAGAAATCAAGAGAACTTCATTCCCATGTCCTGCGGATCCATTCCATGGAGAAAAGCGACTTATACCGCACACTGGCAAATTTAGAATACGCCTGTACCCATGACGGCTATGCCGGAGACTTATACTGTCAGGTGGTCTTTCTGGAATTCATGATCCAGTTAAACAGGGCTTCCCTGGCCAACCGGGTACAATACTTACCTCCTTCTACCGCTGACCGGCGCATTTTAAGCATTATGGACTACATAAACAGCCACTTAACGGAAGAGTTAACCGTAGACCATATTGCGGAGGCCTGTTATATCAGCCGCTATCACCTGATGCACCTGTTTAAGACCGAAACCGGCTATACTCTTTTTGACTATATCACAGAAAAGCGCCTGGCCATGGCAAGAGATCTTTTAAAAACCGGCATACCGGTTACAGAGGCCTGCTTTGGCAGCGGCTTTAAAAACTACTCCACGTTTTTCAGGGCCTATAAAAAGCACTTTCACGTTTCCCCTTCGGAAACTGCAAAAGATTATGGAAATATATAAGTTTTTCTTAAACTTACCCGCTTTAGTTGAAATGGTCCAGGTCTCATGCTATTCTAAGGATATCACATAATTTATGGAAATATGATGATAAAAGGAGGGGTTTTATGAGAAAAAGGACATGGGGAATCGCTCTGTCTCTTTTGACAGTCCTCTGTCTGAGTGCCTGTGCCGGCAAGTCCGGGACAATGATCCAGGGTGCCGCACCTGATTATGGGATAGCCATGCAGGCAGAGACAAGTGTCTCGGTAAGCGCAGACAGCCAGCAGCAAAATGTAACAGAGGAAAAAGCTGCTGCATCACTGGAAAGTGAAACAGGAAGCGGCCCAATGCTTCCGGCAGGAAGAAAGCTCATACGGAACATATCCATGAACGTGGAAACAGATGCATTTGATACCCTGGTAAGTTCACTGCAGACCAAAATCACTCAGCTTGACGGGTATGTGGAGCAGTCCGATATGTCAGGCAGCCGCTTAGACAGCGGGGGAAAACCGATCCCAAGGTTTGCAAATATGACCATCAGGATTCCAGTGAACCAGATCGACAGCTTTATAAGCACAGTGGAAACCAACGGAAATGTGACAGATAAATCCGAATCCACCCAGGATGTCACGCTGCAGTACAGCGATTTGGAAAGCAAGAAAAAATCCCTGGAAATCGAGCAGGAAAAGCTGTGGGAATTCCTTGAAAAAGCGGAATCCGTTGACACGGTCATCACCCTGCAGCAGCGGCTTTCCGAAATACGCTATCAGATGGAATCCATGGAATCCCAGCTGA of the Lacrimispora indolis DSM 755 genome contains:
- a CDS encoding EAL domain-containing protein; the encoded protein is MNRMSDENGEAGIYIVDQNYRIIYLNDAAKSYYPDLKEGMYCYQGIGKGMEPCKDCPGTSQKSEHVIFYNSALKMWLDVSSGAIDWPGNDGCRLILFRPVDEKNKNLFYHLTDNTVYDELFELNIAANAYKVLFYQQDKFRVPRTEGRLDSMCMEAADLIIHPEDRTRFLEFWEASTLLDRLHANGRIMKGEFRKLLVNGNYCWARVIAVLFRCGDCADPIIMCYVQDIDSRKKKEEEEQKRLQEKREETDSMTGLFRYGPFFEKAEQLLEKSPNAKYVMVAIDIEHFKLFNEWYGEEEGDRFLIKIGKHLKSVELLYDSIAGYMGGDDFVIILPEDISILKNLEKEINNYVRQYGANAGFLPAFGIYRIEDRSLSVSMMYDRAAIALNSVKGNYARRIGWYDPGMKQKMEKDQLLLSEIQRALEKREFIFYVQPQCNMLTGKIIGLESLVRWQHPLRGLISPGEFIPLLEQNGFITYLDIYIWEMVCRQLSAWIKEGKKLIPFSVNMSRMDIYAIDVVEKFKELVSKYGIDPKYLEIEITESAYAEDDDKIRRVLEDLRKAGFPVFMDDFGSGYSSLNMLKDVNVDVIKIDTKFLDMNENSQSRGMGILETIVRMARVMQMKIIAEGVERKEQVDFLRSIGCIYGQGYYYYKPLPVKEAELLLMQEGNVDYSGIQTRPPGQLKLEDLFNENITSEAMLNNMLGAIALYEVYEDRCEVLRVNQEYYRITGDNPADMEERRWFLLNKVYKDDRDWVLNIFENAYSNPLRGGEGIFRQYRPGGELMWVHLRVFFLREQDERRLYYGSMRDATEQMEQRQKLKDSQKILGDVLRLSGRNLSFENIAQENEWAAGAIFAQIAPGVLLGVYCEKGLPLYFVNNELLRLLEYDTYEVFSRAVEGKIANLIHPEDLKRIQESIFRYISPGMEYAFRHRIKKRDGSWLWVMTKSRVVQAEDGRLAVVNVCMDISDTLLTQKKLQDTNEVLQLKNDELEFLGSGMPGGYFRCKRSEHMELIYTSLRFLEIVDYSKEELEERFGNQFMAMIHPEDREKVYELTTALKPEENLRGVEFRVLSKNGYIWILCHSKLSVKADGSFLYGVMLHIDEIVELRRQIECSRKMLNQMERMTLGVSDSIKGLPDREAAASMVEAYLVRRRFQPSALILFEIWGPEGEDEESCKAGMPFFASYMECLKHFFREDDIICLSGVYEAMVLCKNIRKNDMENKLKRVTGALSRELAGEDGEVRYRINAAFVMIEVQDKDFSVCCDKVREALLEARQVSKERSVKYE
- the dapF gene encoding diaminopimelate epimerase — translated: MNITLEKYHGLGNDYLIFDPNKNELELTEESVRLICNRNFGVGSDGLLVGPILGQDKLELKILNPDGSEAELSGNGVRIFGKYLKDAGYVQKNRFIVNTLSGQQTIQYLNEDGTKIKVSMGKLSFYSDEIPVTGPRREVLNETMMFGSIPYRVTCVTIGNPHCVIWLNDISKELACRIGKHSETADYFPEKINTELLRVVDRTNIEIEIYERGAGYTLASGTSGCAAAGAAYRMGLTDPKMYVHMPGGVLEVEIEKDGGVLMTGEVGYVGRFILSHEMTEQLRALQ
- a CDS encoding D-alanine--D-alanine ligase family protein, producing MKIVVLAGGFSPEREVSLSSGAMITNALMKNGHEVYLLDSYLGVADGEEVCFESLKEGTDLSREIGKGVPELDRLAKERKGKGYIGNRVIEICRKADVVFLALHGGAGENGQIQAVLDAYGISYTGTGYEGCLKAMDKPMAKLLMRESGILTPDWRLYTRGEPLEPFSFPCVVKPCGCGSSVGVTMADGKEQWKQALDSAFAYEDRILAEVKIIGREFSVGILGERALPAIEIIPKAGFYDYQNKYQAGMTEEICPAKLTAKEEEAMGQIALKVHRILGLGYYSRVDFLMAENGSMYCLEANTLPGMTPFSLLPQEAKAAGISYEELCEDIVRHGITLQVCPDDQKRGQ
- a CDS encoding AraC family transcriptional regulator, whose amino-acid sequence is MDNYEKRGYLNSDFRLFHLIDTKKQDFEYHYHDFDKIIIFIRGSVTYRIEGCAYKLKPYDIILVRHNDIHKPDIDPSVPYERIIVYLSPGFLLAYRSDSYDLSTCFQKSRELHSHVLRIHSMEKSDLYRTLANLEYACTHDGYAGDLYCQVVFLEFMIQLNRASLANRVQYLPPSTADRRILSIMDYINSHLTEELTVDHIAEACYISRYHLMHLFKTETGYTLFDYITEKRLAMARDLLKTGIPVTEACFGSGFKNYSTFFRAYKKHFHVSPSETAKDYGNI
- a CDS encoding DUF4349 domain-containing protein, with protein sequence MRKRTWGIALSLLTVLCLSACAGKSGTMIQGAAPDYGIAMQAETSVSVSADSQQQNVTEEKAAASLESETGSGPMLPAGRKLIRNISMNVETDAFDTLVSSLQTKITQLDGYVEQSDMSGSRLDSGGKPIPRFANMTIRIPVNQIDSFISTVETNGNVTDKSESTQDVTLQYSDLESKKKSLEIEQEKLWEFLEKAESVDTVITLQQRLSEIRYQMESMESQLRLYDNQVDYSTVHLTIREVTIFTPVAAESALTRISRGFTNNFQALKTMMTNSLIGVIISIPFWLPIVLVAGIVSYFLRKGRKKKNPALPQPKKEKEDTTVS